A region of Salvelinus alpinus chromosome 24, SLU_Salpinus.1, whole genome shotgun sequence DNA encodes the following proteins:
- the LOC139552561 gene encoding mannose-P-dolichol utilization defect 1 protein-like isoform X3: protein MDTSELEELLSPTKEFLLTYFLPEKCYNYFFVDLNFLHVPCWKIVLSKTVGVWIILGTVMAQLPQLWKVLRARSASGISWWSVLLQVYAITGPVVYCITNNVPLEVWPWASSSNTTVVTPSKVIPAMQASSMLAVVASRVIQAGTNYYHGNTGQLSALSVFLVFTGSLALIFTSLQETGDWSSVSTVTHVVAACLSCLLLTQVVCYRNSRTKDKTE from the exons ATGGACACGTCGGAGTTGGAGGAATTGCTGTCTCCAACTAAAGAGTTTCTACTCACATACTTTTTGCCAGAGAAATGTTACAACTACTTTTTTGTCGACTTAAACTTTCTCCACG TGCCATGCTGGAAGATAGTTCTGAGCAAAACTGTGGGAGTGTGGATCATTCTTGGGACTGTGATGG CGCAGCTCCCTCAGCTGTGGAAGGTACTGAGGGCCAGGAGTGCATCGGGGATCAGCTGGTGGTCTGTCCTACTGCAGGTCTATGCCATCACAGGTCCTGTGGTCTACTGCATCACCAACAACGTTCCCCTTGA GGTTTGGCCATGGGCTTCCTCAtccaacactacagtggtaacaCCCTCAAAG GTCATCCCTGCGATGCAGGCCTCCAGCATGCTGGCTGTTGTTGCTAGCCGG GTGATCCAGGCAGGGACTAACTACTACCATGGCAACACGGGCCAGCTGTcagctctgtctgtgttcctggtcTTCACTGGCTCCCTGGCTCTTATCTTCACCTCTCTACAG GAAACTGGAGACTGGAGCTCTGTCTCTACTGTGACCCATGTAGTGGCTGCCTGTCTCAGCTGCCTGCTCCTGACCCAGGTGGTTTGTTACAGGAATAGCCGTACTAAAGACAAGACAGAGTAG
- the LOC139552561 gene encoding mannose-P-dolichol utilization defect 1 protein-like isoform X2, whose product MDTSELEELLSPTKEFLLTYFLPEKCYNYFFVDLNFLHAQLPQLWKVLRARSASGISWWSVLLQVYAITGPVVYCITNNVPLEAWSERLFMFMQGLAMGFLIQHYSGNTLKGIVFLLAYGGVMLLLTSRLVPEQVIPAMQASSMLAVVASRVIQAGTNYYHGNTGQLSALSVFLVFTGSLALIFTSLQETGDWSSVSTVTHVVAACLSCLLLTQVVCYRNSRTKDKTE is encoded by the exons ATGGACACGTCGGAGTTGGAGGAATTGCTGTCTCCAACTAAAGAGTTTCTACTCACATACTTTTTGCCAGAGAAATGTTACAACTACTTTTTTGTCGACTTAAACTTTCTCCACG CGCAGCTCCCTCAGCTGTGGAAGGTACTGAGGGCCAGGAGTGCATCGGGGATCAGCTGGTGGTCTGTCCTACTGCAGGTCTATGCCATCACAGGTCCTGTGGTCTACTGCATCACCAACAACGTTCCCCTTGA aGCTTGGTCAGAGAGACTGTTCATGTTTATGCAGGGTTTGGCCATGGGCTTCCTCAtccaacactacagtggtaacaCCCTCAAAG GTATAGTATTCCTCTTGGCCTACGGTGGTGTTATGTTGCTCCTGACCTCTCGTCTGGTCCCTGAACAGGTCATCCCTGCGATGCAGGCCTCCAGCATGCTGGCTGTTGTTGCTAGCCGG GTGATCCAGGCAGGGACTAACTACTACCATGGCAACACGGGCCAGCTGTcagctctgtctgtgttcctggtcTTCACTGGCTCCCTGGCTCTTATCTTCACCTCTCTACAG GAAACTGGAGACTGGAGCTCTGTCTCTACTGTGACCCATGTAGTGGCTGCCTGTCTCAGCTGCCTGCTCCTGACCCAGGTGGTTTGTTACAGGAATAGCCGTACTAAAGACAAGACAGAGTAG
- the LOC139552560 gene encoding steroid hormone receptor ERR1-like, whose amino-acid sequence MSSRERRSDLYIKAEPSSPEGGGGGRASPGGASSDSSQSGGGGTRGDGVGRYSPPLYTPALRCHFKEEGGDGAEEGSTGSGGGRCKYALSTLPKRLCLVCGDVGSGYHYGVASCEACKAFFKRTIQGNIEYSCPASNECEITKRRRKACQACRFTKCLKVGMLKEGVRLDRVRGGRQKYKRRPEVENATYQSTPLPLRKEGEKGSSNIIVSHLLVAEPEKLFAMPDPLQPDTAQRTLTTLCDLADRELVVIIGWAKHIPGFLSLSLADQMSVLQSVWLEVLVLGVAFRSLGCEDEVVFAEDFVLDEEMSRVAGLTELNAAISQLARRFRSLQLDREEFVMLKAIALTNSDSVYIEDMEAVQKLRDLLHQTLLEMECQRHPEDPQRVGRLLLTLPLLRQTAGRALTTFYSIKTRGGVPMHKLFLEMLEAMMDSP is encoded by the exons ATGTCTTCAAGGGAGCGTCGGTCAGACCTGTACATCAAGGCAGAGCCCAGCAGtccagagggaggtggaggaggccggGCCAGCCCAGGGGGAGCCTCCTCAGACTCCTCCCAGAGTGGTGGAGGTGGGACAAGAGGAGACGGGGTTGGGCGCTACTCACCCCCTCTGTACACACCGGCCCTGCGGTGCCACTTCAAGGAGGAGGGTGGTGATGGGGCGGAGGAGGGATCCACAGGTAGCGGAGGAGGGCGGTGCAAGTATGCCCTGAGCACACTTCCCAAGagactgtgtttagtgtgtggaGATGTAGGATCTGGCTACCACTACGGTGTAGCCTCGTGTGAAGCCTGCAAGGCCTTCTTCAAGAGAACCATCCAGg GTAACATTGAATATAGCTGTCCGGCGTCAAACGAATGTGAGATCACCAAGAGGCGCAGAAAGGCTTGCCAGGCGTGCCGCTTCACCAAGTGCCTTAAAGTAGGCATGCTGAAAGAGG GAGTCCGTCTGGACCGGgtcagaggagggagacagaagtATAAAAGGCGTCCAGAGGTGGAGAATGCGACCTACCAGAGTACCCCTCTACCGCTTAGGAAGGAAGGGGAAAAAG GCTCCTCCAACATCATCGTGTCCCACCTCCTGGTGGCAGAGCCAGAGAAACTGTTTGCCATGCCTGACCCCCTGCAGCCTGATACGGCTCAGCGCACACTCACCACCCTCTGTGACCTCGCCGACCGCGAACTGGTCGTCATCATCGGCTGGGCCAAACACATCCCCG GCTTCCTGTCGCTGTCGCTGGCAGACCAGATGTCGGTGCTGCAGTCCGTATGGTTGGAGGTGCTGGTGCTGGGTGTGGCCTTCCGCTCCCTGGGCTGTGAGGATGAGGTAGTGTTCGCTGAGGACTTTGTCCTTGACGAGGAGATGTCCCGCGTGGCTGGACTGACAGAGCTCAACGCAGCCATCAGCCAGCTGGCCCGACGCTTCCGCTCCCTGCAGCTGGACCGGGAGGAGTTTGTCATGCTCAAAGCCATCGCACTCACCAACTCCG ACTCTGTGTACATAGAGGACATGGAGGCGGTGCAGAAGCTGAGGGACCTCCTCCACCAGACCCTGTTGGAGATGGAGTGCCAGCGACATCCCGAGGACCCCCAGCGGGTGGGGCgcctcctcctcaccctcccccTCCTCCGCCAGACAGCTGGTCGCGCCCTCACCACCTTCTACAGCATCAAGACCCGAGGCGGCGTGCCCATGCAcaaactcttcctagagatgcTGGAAGCCATGATGGACTCGCCctag
- the LOC139552561 gene encoding mannose-P-dolichol utilization defect 1 protein-like isoform X1 codes for MDTSELEELLSPTKEFLLTYFLPEKCYNYFFVDLNFLHVPCWKIVLSKTVGVWIILGTVMAQLPQLWKVLRARSASGISWWSVLLQVYAITGPVVYCITNNVPLEAWSERLFMFMQGLAMGFLIQHYSGNTLKGIVFLLAYGGVMLLLTSRLVPEQVIPAMQASSMLAVVASRVIQAGTNYYHGNTGQLSALSVFLVFTGSLALIFTSLQETGDWSSVSTVTHVVAACLSCLLLTQVVCYRNSRTKDKTE; via the exons ATGGACACGTCGGAGTTGGAGGAATTGCTGTCTCCAACTAAAGAGTTTCTACTCACATACTTTTTGCCAGAGAAATGTTACAACTACTTTTTTGTCGACTTAAACTTTCTCCACG TGCCATGCTGGAAGATAGTTCTGAGCAAAACTGTGGGAGTGTGGATCATTCTTGGGACTGTGATGG CGCAGCTCCCTCAGCTGTGGAAGGTACTGAGGGCCAGGAGTGCATCGGGGATCAGCTGGTGGTCTGTCCTACTGCAGGTCTATGCCATCACAGGTCCTGTGGTCTACTGCATCACCAACAACGTTCCCCTTGA aGCTTGGTCAGAGAGACTGTTCATGTTTATGCAGGGTTTGGCCATGGGCTTCCTCAtccaacactacagtggtaacaCCCTCAAAG GTATAGTATTCCTCTTGGCCTACGGTGGTGTTATGTTGCTCCTGACCTCTCGTCTGGTCCCTGAACAGGTCATCCCTGCGATGCAGGCCTCCAGCATGCTGGCTGTTGTTGCTAGCCGG GTGATCCAGGCAGGGACTAACTACTACCATGGCAACACGGGCCAGCTGTcagctctgtctgtgttcctggtcTTCACTGGCTCCCTGGCTCTTATCTTCACCTCTCTACAG GAAACTGGAGACTGGAGCTCTGTCTCTACTGTGACCCATGTAGTGGCTGCCTGTCTCAGCTGCCTGCTCCTGACCCAGGTGGTTTGTTACAGGAATAGCCGTACTAAAGACAAGACAGAGTAG